In the Granulosicoccus antarcticus IMCC3135 genome, GATTCAAAGCTGCATACAATGACACTGCAGCAACAGAGCCACTCCCTCCGGGTCTAATCAATCTGGACGAACAAAGTGAGAACAAACGGTACCCACAATTGCTCGTCAATACGCTTGAATACATCGAACTTGTAGACTTGACAGCTCGATTACACAGACCAGACAAGAGAGGCGCTCTTTCCTCACAAGCCATGCCTGCACTTCAAAGATTAGGCATTAACAAGGCCTCATGGCAAGAGCTCGAAAAATGTTTCAAGCAGCACTTCCATGTGCTGGTCGGAACTAGCGCTTCATTGAAACAAGCTTGCCAGGCGCTAGGTAAAAGATATGCCTGGGGACAGAAAGAATGTCACGACTTTTTCAATGGAGCTCCAATATGAGCTAATTGTTGCTAGTACGGCCCCAACAACAACGAAGAGCCTGTCATGGACTCTGGCTGATCAAGCCCCATGAGTTGTAGTATTGTCGGAGCGATGGAAGGCAGACCGTTACCATTACCCAACTCCCACATGATGGTATCGTGCACGACGCAGGCAACTGGAAATGTCGTATGTTGTGTATGAGGGTCTCCGCTCACGGGATCAAGCAGCATGTCAGCATTGCCGTGATCGGCAGCAAGAACGATTGAATAATCATTCGCTACCGCGCACTCCCACATTCTCCCAACCATTTTGTCCACAGTCTCGACCGCACTTACAACTGCTTCTCTGACTCCTGTGTGACCCACCATGTCGCCATTCGCCAGGTTAACGACTATCAGCCCTGCACTCTGCTCTTCAAGTGCGCGAACGATTCCATCAGTCACTTCAACCGCACTCATCTCTGGCTTCAGGTCATAGGTCGCTACTTTTGGCGAGGCCACCAACAATCGCTCCTCTCCTGCAAGGGGAGCATCCTGACCACCGTTGAAAAAGAACGTAACGTGAGGATATTTCTCGGTCTCTGCGGAACGAATCTGTTTGATTCCAGCATCGGATACCGCTTGCCCAAGAGTCTTGCCAGGCTCGTCACGTGTGAATGCACATGCAAACGGATAGGAGCTCTCATAGCGCGTCATCGTTGTGAGAGTCACCGGCGTGAAGTCCCCTCTATCAAATCCTTCGAACTCAGCAAGCCCCAATGCTTCACTCAACTCCCTGGGTCGATCGTTGCGGAAGTTGAAGAAGAAAACTTCAGATTGAGCGTCTAGAGGTTTGTGGGTGTCTAGAACAGTGGGTGTGATGAACTCATCAGTCTCGCCAGCATCGTAAGCCTTCTGGATAGCATCGTCGACAGAGGCCGCTTTGCGACCTTGGGCACACGCGATAGCTTGCCAGGCTGATTCGACTCTGTCCCAGCGCGTGTCACGGTCCATTGCGAAATAACGACCTGACACGGTTGCAATGTGACCATCAGCCTTCTCCAACGACTGCAATACCCCACCCATAAACTGCCGCACACTGCTCGGTGCAGTATCTCGCCCATCCGAGATGACATGCAACACAGGCGTGACTTGATTCTTTGCGCACAGTTCTATCAACGCGATTAGATGCTCGGTATGACTATGAACACCGCCATCAGATACCAAGCCAAGCAAATGCAGAGGTACACCCTTGCTTTTTGCTCGCTCCAACGCACCGCACACCGCCTCATTTTCAGCGAAAGTACCATCCGCAATCGCATCACCAATCTTCACCAAATCCTGCCGTAGCACCGTTCCTGCGCCTATTGACAGGTGCCCTACTTCAGAATTTCCCATTTGCCCTTCGGGCAGTCCAACCGCACGCCCGGATGCTTCCAGCAAGCACGTTGGATGGGTCGAGTAGATCCGATCAAGATTCTGGGTGTCTGCCAGAGCCACAGCGTTGTTGAGCTTGCACGGGTTTACACCAATGCCATCCATGATGATTAACAGAACTCGTCTGCGTGGAGGTTGCTGGAAGTCATTCATGAATCGCTATTCCTCAATGTGTCGCGGAGCTTGTTTCTAATACAGCTGTTCAGAACGGCACCTGATGTGCCTATAAAGCACAATCCTAGAACTTCCAATGCCAATTGATCACACTGCAGACCCGGGCAACGGTTTACCGTGCCCGGGGTTTTCGCCTCACTCAGCGCTGATCATCGTCAGGATTGTCATCCGAACTGTCGTCGGTTGAATCGGTCAGGCTATTACGGTACTTACCCTGTGCGTCCGGTTTTTCGACCAGCGACGGGTCTACTACATCTGCAGGGCTTGCTTTCTGGGTATCTGACACGACATCACTTTTGCCTTGGGCCGGATGGCTTGACGGTTTATGGGTGTCTTCTGTTGTGTCTGATGCTTTATGGGTGTCTTCTGTTGTAGACGAGTCATCGTTGTAGCGGCGTTCGCGTTCTACGCCAGCGTCAGTTATGCGCTGCTTGTAGGTCCGGGAGAACACAATGCCTACTTCGTACAGCAGCCACATGGGTATGGCCAGTAGGGTCTGTGAAATGATGTCGGGAGGCGTCAGGAACATCCCAATGATGAAGGCAGCCACAAAGACATAAGGTCGAATCTTGACCAGATTTTCCGGCGTGGTGATTCCGACAGCAACGACAAGAACCGTGGCCACAGGGACTTCGAACGCTATGCCAAATGCAAAGAACAGCGTTATGACAAAGTCCAGGTAACGGCCAATATCGGTACTGACCGTGACCCCCTCCGGAGCAACGCTTGTGAAGAAACCGAACACCAGGGGGAAAACCACGAAGTAGGCAAACGCGACACCGAGATAGAAAAGTCCCGTGCTGGACACAAGTAGCGGCACCACAAGCTTCTTCTCATGGGAGTAGAGTCCTGGCGCAACGAAAGACCAAATCTGATACAGCAGGTAGGGCACTGACAGAAAGACGCACAACATGAGCGTCAGTTTGAACGGTATGAAAAACGGTGCCGCTACATCGATAGCGATCATTTGACTATCAGGCAGATGCTTGAGCAGTGGCGCTGCCAGTGCCGTATATATCTTGTCCGAAAACCAGAAGAGACACAGAAAAAGTATCCCGACAGCGAGCAGCATCTTTAACAATCTGTCGCGCAATTCGACAAGATGAGACAGAAAACCTTGTTCTTCTTCTACCACTGAATCTGACGTTGCCATGGGATCGGATGCGCTACCAGTAGGGGGTGAATCAACTACCAGACTCTGTTCCAGCGCGATTCATATCGTCAGAATCGTCAGTGGAACCGCTTGAGCCGGTGCGCATAGTAGATGTTTCTTGACCACCATTGGTACCCGATGAGATCGGCTTCAATGATTGGGGCGATGTGGAGGCATCAATGCTAACTGCGGTGTCCACCGGGGTAGATCCTGCAGAAGAATCGTTGCTATTCGGAGTCTTTGACAAAGTCACAGTATCTGACTCAGCCCGTACGGAATCAGTTGCCAGCGTTTCCAACGATTTCTCGGTCTTCGAAGCGGTACCATCAAGCTCCTTGACGCTGGTTTCCAGCTCGCCCAGACTTTTCTTGGCGCTTTGCATAACGTCACGCGAGTTGTTTTCGAAATCCTTTTTCGCCGAGCTGACCATGTTCTTCAACTCATTGATTTGCTCGCGCTGATCACCGATCAGTTTTTTCAGATCTCCTGACTGCAACTCAGAAGCCAGATCAGTCTTGACCCCACGAACAAATCGCTGGAGCTTGCCGATCCACTGCCCAGCTGTTTTCGCTACAGCAGGCAGGCGCTCAGGACCAATGACAACCAGTGCCACGATCCCGATCAGAATAATCTCTGTAAAGCCGACGTCAAACACGTGTGCTTGATCCGATTAGAGGGCGCGTTGAATCAAACAGACTTTTGATCATCTGTCTTTTGCATGACAGTTTCATTAGCCTGCTTAGTGCCATCTTCCAGCTCTTCAGTTGGCGCAGTCTCTTCTTCCTTCACAGCCTGTTTAAAACCCTTCACAGCCGAACCCAGATCGCCACCCAGATTTTTAAGCCGTTTGGCCCCGAATATCAGCACGACAATAACCAGGATGATTAACAGCTGAGGAACACTTGGCATACCCATAATTTTCTCTATTGTCTAATCGCTGACGCGAGCAGCTTTCTCGGCATGTCCCGAGACACCTTCGCGACGCTGCAATTCGTTCAAAATATCAGCCGGCCCGAGCCCCTTGGCACTCATGAGGACCAGCATGTGAAACCACACATCGGCCGCCTCAGCCACCAGATCAGCCGAATCGTCTCCCTTGGCTGCCAGAATAAACTCGACAGCCTCTTCTCCTACTTTTTGCAATATGGCGTCTTCACCCCGAGCAAACAAGCTCGCTGTGTAAGATTCTGTCGCATTGCTCTGTCGACGACTGTCGATCTGATCGCCCAGCCGCGCAAGAATGTCGCTCATATTGAAATCTCGTTAAAATCCATACCGCCATAGTGTAAGCCGTACCGACGTCCGGTTCATGTCTACTGCCCACACTTTTTCGACAAATTCTTCGTGCCTGTGGCGCTTGTGGCTTATCGCCCTTCAATCCCAAGATCAGAACAAACTCACCACAGGTGCACGCATATTATTGCATCTGAACGCAATTGTTCATTCTTTACCAGATTTCGGCTTATTGTAGATATCGTCTGGCGACTTGATAACAGGTTCGCAATCCTGCCACTCGCCTTGCTCGTCCAGCTTGCGAAAGAAACAATGCTGACGCCCCGTATGACAAGCGATACCTCCCACTTGTTCCACGCTCAGCAGCAGAACATCCCCATCGCAGTCCAATCGAAGCTCTTTGACGCGCTGCACATGACCGGACTCCTCGCCCTTGCGCCAGAGCCGCTGGCGTGAGCGTGAAAAATAAACGGCTCGACCCGAGGCTATCGTCTCGCGCAGTGCCTCTTCATTCATCCATGCAACCATCAGAACCTGACCAGTCTTCTCATCCTGAGCAATGGCTGGCACTAATCCGGCATCATTGAATACGACCGATTCAATCATTTATTTTTCAACAACTTATAAAGAACCTGAATGGAAATTCTAACATGAAGCAATCGACCATATCCTGCGCCGATATCTCCATTCGAACCAGTCTTCAGAACTTGCCAGGCCGATACAAGGTATTTGTCGAAATCGACCCAGACTATGCCTATATGCGCACTTCGATGGATCGTGATGCCATGTGTGCCTTCGCTTCAGCGATCGTATATTCACCGAAGTGAAAGATGCTGGCTGCCAACACCGCATCAGCACCGCCCTTCAGCACTCCATCACTCAAATGCTCTAGCGTGCCGACACCACCGGAAGCAATCACCGGTATTTCCACGGCATCAGTAATGGCCCGAGTCAGTGCCAGATCAAAACCGATCTTCGTACCATCGCGATCCATACTGGTCAACAATAGCTCCCCAGCACCGTACTCAGCCATCCTGATAGCCCACTCGATGGCGTCAAGCCCTGTACTGGTTCGGCCACCGTGTGTAAAAATTTCCCATCGCGGTGCCTCGCCTGGCTTCGAGACAGATTTGGCGTCCAAGGCGACAACGATGCATTGCGAGCCGACCTTGTCGGTGGCTTCACGCACCAGATCCGGACGGTTAACAGCAGCAGTATTGATACCCACCTTGTCTGCCCCGGCGTTCAGCAACCGACGCACGTCTTCAACCGAGCGGATTCCGCCTCCCACGGTCAGAGGAATGAAAACCTCTGAAGCAACCTCTTCCACGACATGCAGAATCGTATCTCGGTTATCGGAGCTTGCGGTGATGTCCAGAAAGGTGATTTCATCGGCACCGGCTTCGTTGTACCCGCGCGCAACACTGACGGGGTCACCCGCGTCGCGGATCTCCAGAAACTTGACACCTTTCACCACACGACCGCCGTCCACATCAAGACACGGAATGATTCGTTTTGCCAAGCCCATGATCAGATCCCCTAGGCGTTATCGGTGTAGCTATCAGCCAACGCCTGAGCTTGCGCCAGGTCGATGGTTTTCTCATACAGTGCCCGGCCCACTATTGCACCCGCGATGCCGCGATGCCGCTGTTTACCCAGCGCATCGATGTCGTCAATATTGGTGACTCCGCCAGAGGCAATGATGGGAATATTGACCGCGTCCGCCAGTGCGGCCGTCGCTTCCGTGTTAACACCTTGCATCATACCGTCCCGACTTATGTCGGTGTACACGATGGCACTGACACCAACATCCTCGAATCGCTTCGCCAGTGACACAGCGGTAACACTCGACGCTTCAGCCCAGCCTTCCGTTGCCACAAAACCTTCATTGGCATCAAGACCAACAATGACGTGACCGGGAAAGCGTTGGCAGAGTTCATCCACGAATTCTGGCTGCTTGACCGCCAATGTGCCGATGATCAGGTACTGGACACCTGCATTGATATAGGCAGTGGCCGTCTCTATCGAGCGAATTCCACCACCGATCTGCACAGGCACATCACCACAAGCCTTGCAAATCTCACTGACAACGGCCGCATTACGCGGTTCGCCAGCAAAAGCCCCGTCAAGGTCGACCAGATGGATGCGTCGAGCTCCCTCTTTCAACCAACGCCTGGCCACATCAACCGGGTTGTCATCAAACACGGTGTCATCGTCCATACGCCCCTGGCGCAGACGTACACATTTTCCATCTTTCAGATCTATGGCTGGAATTATCAGCATCAAATCGATTCCGTTTTCTTGAACGAGAAAGGGGACATTCCAGCAGCACTGCAAAATGCGCTAGCCAGGAATAAGACACCCATAAAGTGACAGGCTTTCTGAAAGCAACAGAAGACACCCATAATTCTAACGGATGCCGTCTGACTCCCGATCTTCTGGACACCCATTAACTCAGACCATCCCAATACGCAAAATTGCGAAGTAGCTGCAGTCCATCAGCAGCACTTTTTTCAGGATGAAACTGACAGGCAAACAGATTGGGAGCCGCAACGGATACCGCGATGTCGTGCCCGTAATGACAAGAGCCGGTTACAACCGATTCGTCATCAGGCACACAGTAATAACTATGGGCAAAGTAGAAACGGCTGTTATCGTCAATGCCCGCCCACATCGGATGCTTTCGCACCTGGCGCACCTGACTCCACCCCATGTGCGGTACTTTCAAGCGCACACCATCGTCCAGCAGCGGATCATCAAATCTGACGACCTTGCCTGGCACCACATTCAGGCACTCGATGCCATTGTTTTCATCGCTGGCACTCAGTAAAACCTGATAGCCCATGCAGATGCCCAGAAATGGTCGGGTTCCAGCAATGCGGGTAATCGTTTGCGCCAGACCACTTTGTTGCAACGCAGCCATGCAGTCCGCTGCAGCCCCCTGACCTGGGCACACGACACGATCGGCAGATTCGATGACGCTGGCATCGGCACTGACAACCACTTCCATATTTTCAGTGACGTGCTCAATAGCCTTGGAAACCGAGCGAAGGTTACCCATGCCGTAGTCAATGACAGCAATTCTCTGCATGATGTTGCTCTGTAATAAATGTCCCCCGCCAATCGCGGGAAGTTGTCACAAACGATCAGTCGACCTGTAAGGAGCTACAAGACGCCTTTGGTTGACGGCATGGCATTAGCTGCTCTGTCGTCAATGGAACAGGCAACTCTCAGCGCACGACCAAATGCCTTGAACAGAGTTTCGATCTTGTGATGATCGTTGACACCTCGTAGCACATCCATATGAATAGTGGCTCTGGCGTTGTTTGCAAAGCCCTGAAAGAACTCAGAAGTCAGATCAACATCGAAATTACCAACGCGAGCACGCTTGAAGTCGGCATTAAAATGCAGGCCTGGACGACCCGAAAAATCGATGACAACTCGCGACAATGATTCGTCTAGTGGAACATAGGCATGTCCGTAACGCACTATGCCCTTGCGATCGCCAAGTGCCTGAGAGAAAGCTTCGCCCATAGCGATACCAATATCCTCGACAGTATGATGATCATCTATATGAGTGTCGCCATTGCACACAACATTCAGATCAAAAAGACCATGTCGAGAAATCTGATCGAGCATGTGCTCCAGAAATGGCACACCAGTCTGAAAATTACTGTTGCCGTGCCCATCCAGCACAAGCTCTACCGCGATACTCGTTTCCAGAGTTTTTCGCTCTACCTTCGCCGTACGACTAGACACTAAAAAACCTCCAGGAAATGTGCGGGAGCATACACCGTCCAACCACTCCTTGACACCCATAAACGTGCAAGATCCAACCAGCAAGCCCCCACCTCGAGAATTGAAGCAGTTGAGCACAACCAGACACCCATAAAGATTTGAAGTGCCACCGAAGACTTCAAATCACCAAAGCCAGGCTCTTGCAACTTCCCCATGCATCTCATGCTTGCTTGGAATTAGTGTGAAATCATATATTTATCAGAAACTTGAAAGACTACTTCAGTAGAAACCTAATCAGACTGCCGAGTTTGCAACCAGAAAGTCACGGGACCGTCGTTAACGAGGCTGACTTTCATATCTGCGCCGAACGTGCCTTGCCCCACGGGAAGGCTCTCGGTAGAGACCACTGAAACAAGAGCCGAAAACAGCTCACAGGCCTGTGCAGGAGGCGCCGCGGAGGAAAATCCGGGACGGCGACCTTTATGGGTGTCTGCTACCAAGGTGAACTGGGGCACCAAAAGCACGCCTCCACCCGACGCACGCACGTCCAGATTCATCTTCCCCTGCTCGTCGGAGAACAGTCGATAGCTGAGAATTCTCTCTGCCAGCTCCGCGACATTTTTATGGGTGTCTGATTTCTCGATGCCGATAAGCGTCAACATACCGGCACCTATATAGGCGCTGATTTGACCTTCGATAGTCACGGAGGCTTCGGTTACGCGCTGTATCAATGCAATCATAAAAGATCAAATAAAAGCAACATAATGCATATTTTAGTGAAAGTAGGAAAATTCCTACAACAAAATCAGTCATTTCCTACGCAAATACGAGGAATTTCCGATGGCAGTTCATCCTCGATATGCCGATAATATGCCGTGTGGTCAGGGAACTACCACAAACAAGGATGTCACACGGACGATACAAGTAAACAAGGAAGTTCAGCTCATGATGAGCTGCAGTTTTGATGACCACGTCAACCTGAGGGGCCAATGGATGGCTCAGCCCGGCCAACGGATGGCCGGGTTTTTGGTGGTTGAGCATCCTATGCTCCCCCAATGCCCTGTCAGGCGACCCTTCACTCCCAGCCAGACCTACCGCCTAGCATTGCTCCCATGGCAAGTCCTCGAAACGCCAGCCAGCCACCGTATTGCGGTGATGAGCGTCATCCAGCGGCCCTTCAAAGCCTCCTTCAATGACGCTGATATCACTCAGGCCATCACTAGCCAGAGCCTCTGCGGCATCCAGAGAACGGTTGCCGCTCCTGCAAATAAGGAAAACCGGTGAAGAACGGCGCCCTTTTGCAGACACCCGCCCCAATAAGGCTTTTCTGACATTCGCAACGAAGTTGACGTTGACGACCCAGTCAGGTGCATCAATCCACGGAACATTGACCGCGCCCCGCGGATGTCCGATCATCAGAAATTCCATATCCGAGCGAACATCAATCAGAGTCACTCCAGGCTCCGATTGCATGATTGCCCAGGCATCGGTTGGTGAAATGGACTCAATCGCCACAGCGCTGTCGCTCATGCAGTACTCCGTTAAACAATGGATTCACTAGTCGAACCAGATTCTAACGACAAGTCACCCTCATTTGCACCAGCTAAACTATTGCTTCGTCTCACACAGGTTTCTCAGATGTCCGTACTGCTCATCCGCACCTTGAGCCGGGCGCTCAGCTGGCTACCCTTCCATGCCAACCAGTCGCTGGGAGCGACACTTGGCCGCCTTGCCTGGCGACTAAACGGCAAACTGCGAAGAATAACCGAGATAAACATCGACCTGTGCTACTCGCAACTGCCCGAACACGAGCGCCGCGAACTGGTGCGTAACAGCCTGATCGAGACCGGCCGTCAGTTAACTGAAAGCGCTTGGATCTGGCATCGCCCTATCGAACAGAGTGACGAAAAAATCGTCGAAATACGAGGCCAGAACTGGCTGGATGAAGCGCAGCAATCCGGCAAAGGCTGCCTCATGGTGTCCCCACACCTGGGAAATTGGGAACTGTGCTCCTTGCCACTGTCCCGCCAGGAGCCGTTCACCTATTTCTACAGAAAACCCCGTCAAGCAGGTATGGACAAGGTTCTGCTGCGTTGGCGAGCTCACCTGCGAGGCCAACCGGCGACTCTCGATGTCTCAGGCATCAAGCAAGGCCTGAAAATTCTGAAGGCGGGAGGACTGGTAGGAATTCTTCCCGACCAGGAACCAGACCGAAACAACGGACACTTCGCCCCCTTTTTCAACAAGCGAACACTGACCATGACTTTGCTGTCACGGCTAGCCAATCGCAGTGGCGCTGTGGTGCTTTTCTGTGTCGTAGAGAGGTTGCCGCGCGGCAAGGGCTGGATTTTTCACATCATTCCGGCTGACAAGGCTGTCGCCAGCCGTGATATCGATGAAGCCACGATAGCCCTGAACCGGGGCGTCGAACGCTGCATTGAGCTCTGTCCTGCGCAATATCTGTGGAGCTACAAGCGCTTCAATACCCCTGAGGATGGCGCGCGCAGCCCCTATCGCTAAAACAACACACGCAGTCCGCCCTCTTGCAAGCAGATCGAACATGCCGCACACTTGCACCCGCGACAACACTGTCGCCATAACCATGATGACTCAACGGGGTGCCGCAAGGCTGAGAGTCCGGCAGATTAAAGCCGGCACAACCCGCAGAACCTGAACCGGCTAGCACCGGCGTAGGGATTGAGTTGCAGTGCCTTCGTCAGGTCATCATTCACAGATTCAACGATGATTATGACAAGCCTGCTTTCTGCGACTTTTTCCAATCCATTCGCCTTCTCGCGTACCGCGCTCGCATCAATGCTGGCTGCAAGCTGTATCGGCATGATGACTCTGCCAACCAGTGCCACGGCAGCCGAACGCACCTTGACCGTCTACACCTACGAATCCTTCACCTCTGAATGGGGTCCTGGCCCAGCCATCAAAGCAGGATTCGAAGAACAATGCGGTGACTGCTCCATCGATTTTGTGGCGCTGGATAGCTCGGCAGGCATTCTTAATCGAGTGCAACTGGAAGGCGATTCAAGTCGTGCCGATGTCGTTCTCGGCCTGGATACCAACCTGATGGCTATCGCAGAAGACAGCGGGCTACTGGCCGACTCTGAGGTGGACACCAGTTCACTCACATTACCCGTCAAATGGGAGTCCGATATTTTCGTCCCGTTCGACTATGGCTATTTCGCCTTCGTCTACGACACCGAAGCACTGGCAACACCACCTACCAGCTTTGAAGAACTGATCAACGCACCGGATGAGGTCAAGATCATCATTCAGGACCCTCGCACCAGCACACCGGGCCTGGGTCTGCTGATGTGGATGAAATCTGTCTACGGCGACAAGGCTGCTGAAAAATGGCAAGCGCTGCAACCACGCATTCTGACGGTCACCAAAGGCTGGAGTGAGTCCTACTTCTCCCTCTTTCTCAATGGCGAAGCCCCTATGGTGCTCAGCTACAGCACCTCGCCCGGCTATCACATGGAAATAGACAAGACGGAACGCTACCAGGCTGCCTCATTCAGCGACGGCCATTACCTTCAAATAGAAGTCGCCGCCTTGCTCAAACGATCTGAAAACCTTGAGCTGGGTCGTGAATTTCTGAGCTACCTGACCAGTAAAGAGGCACAGACAAGCATTCCGCTGGGCAACGTCATGTACCCGGTAGTTGACCTGGGCGATCAGCTACCTGCCTCTTTTGACAAGCTGATCGAGCCTGTCAAAACTCTGCAATTCTCGCCATTGGAAGTCAAAGACAATCGCAAGCAATGGATCAATGAATGGCTGGAGGCATCCACCGCAGGCTGACCGATGTCTATTCGCTGGCCTTGGTGGTCAAGTGGTGCCATTGCATTACTGCTGATTGCCGGCCTTACGCTGCTGCCCATGGCCGCCATGTTTCTGGAGGCCGGCAGCATTGAATGGCGCAGCATTTTCGCTAATAGCTACCTGCAAAGCGTCGTCCGGTTCAGTGTATCTCAGGCAATCCTGTCGACGCTATTGGCCTTGTTGACGGCAATTCCAGTCGCGTTGGCCTTGTCACACAAACCGGCATTTACAGGCCGCTCTCTGATCATCTCGGTGTTCAGCCTGTCTCTGGTCATACCGACCATCGTAGCGATCTACGGCATTGTTGCGGTATTTGGCCGCAGCGGCTGGTTAAATGAGTTGCTTGCATTTCTCTCAATCCAGCCCGTAGGACTCTACGGCTTGCCTGGCATTCTGATAGCGCATGTATTCTTCAACATGCCGCTGGCTACTCGCATTTTTCTAAACAGCCTGGAGACCATTCCAGAGGATAACTGGCGTTTGTGCAAACAGTTGGGCATGAGCCCCTGGGCCATATTCCGATTTGTTGAATGGGACCGCTTGCGCAATCAACTGCCCGGATTGGCGCTACTGATATTTACTCTGTGCTTCACCAGCTTTGCCATCATCATGACTCTGGGCGGTGGACCTCGCTCAACCACTATCGAAGTCGCCATCTACCAGGCACTGCGTTTCGAATTCGATATTACTCAAGCAGTGGCTCTGGCAAGCATCCAATTGGTAATCTGCCTTGCATTAATGGCGTTGAGTACAGTACTGCGCCACAACAGCAGCATGGACTTTCATGCCTACATACCACTGCGTGAGAAGAAATCCGCGTCACAGGTGTACGCGGTAAAGCAAGGATTGTGGCGAGGCACTGCCTGGAACCTCATCCACTGGGGCGTCATCATCACAGCCAGTTCATTCGTTTTTCTGCCATTACTTGCCCTGACACTGTCTGCGCTCAATGGCAAGACCCTCAGCGTGTTAACCGATGCCTCGACCCTGCAGGCCATGAGCAATACCATTATCGTTTCACTATGCGCTGCCGGGCTTTCTGTGTCCCTTGCCCTGAGCCTGCTGGTCAGTACTCGTCACATGCGTATTCGACTCCATCAGGAGCGGCGTGGCCAGTGGCTGCAACTGACTGGCAACATCATCCTCGTGCTACCACCCCTGGTTCTCGGCACTGGTCTCTTTCTACTACTGCGTCCCTTTGCCGATGTCTTCTCCATCGCCCTGGTGCTTGTGGTCATCATCAACAGCCTGATGGCCTTGCCCTTCGTGCTTCGCATACTCGATG is a window encoding:
- the gpmI gene encoding 2,3-bisphosphoglycerate-independent phosphoglycerate mutase: MNDFQQPPRRRVLLIIMDGIGVNPCKLNNAVALADTQNLDRIYSTHPTCLLEASGRAVGLPEGQMGNSEVGHLSIGAGTVLRQDLVKIGDAIADGTFAENEAVCGALERAKSKGVPLHLLGLVSDGGVHSHTEHLIALIELCAKNQVTPVLHVISDGRDTAPSSVRQFMGGVLQSLEKADGHIATVSGRYFAMDRDTRWDRVESAWQAIACAQGRKAASVDDAIQKAYDAGETDEFITPTVLDTHKPLDAQSEVFFFNFRNDRPRELSEALGLAEFEGFDRGDFTPVTLTTMTRYESSYPFACAFTRDEPGKTLGQAVSDAGIKQIRSAETEKYPHVTFFFNGGQDAPLAGEERLLVASPKVATYDLKPEMSAVEVTDGIVRALEEQSAGLIVVNLANGDMVGHTGVREAVVSAVETVDKMVGRMWECAVANDYSIVLAADHGNADMLLDPVSGDPHTQHTTFPVACVVHDTIMWELGNGNGLPSIAPTILQLMGLDQPESMTGSSLLLGPY
- the tatC gene encoding twin-arginine translocase subunit TatC, giving the protein MATSDSVVEEEQGFLSHLVELRDRLLKMLLAVGILFLCLFWFSDKIYTALAAPLLKHLPDSQMIAIDVAAPFFIPFKLTLMLCVFLSVPYLLYQIWSFVAPGLYSHEKKLVVPLLVSSTGLFYLGVAFAYFVVFPLVFGFFTSVAPEGVTVSTDIGRYLDFVITLFFAFGIAFEVPVATVLVVAVGITTPENLVKIRPYVFVAAFIIGMFLTPPDIISQTLLAIPMWLLYEVGIVFSRTYKQRITDAGVERERRYNDDSSTTEDTHKASDTTEDTHKPSSHPAQGKSDVVSDTQKASPADVVDPSLVEKPDAQGKYRNSLTDSTDDSSDDNPDDDQR
- the tatB gene encoding Sec-independent protein translocase protein TatB, yielding MFDVGFTEIILIGIVALVVIGPERLPAVAKTAGQWIGKLQRFVRGVKTDLASELQSGDLKKLIGDQREQINELKNMVSSAKKDFENNSRDVMQSAKKSLGELETSVKELDGTASKTEKSLETLATDSVRAESDTVTLSKTPNSNDSSAGSTPVDTAVSIDASTSPQSLKPISSGTNGGQETSTMRTGSSGSTDDSDDMNRAGTESGS
- the tatA gene encoding twin-arginine translocase TatA/TatE family subunit, whose protein sequence is MGMPSVPQLLIILVIVVLIFGAKRLKNLGGDLGSAVKGFKQAVKEEETAPTEELEDGTKQANETVMQKTDDQKSV
- a CDS encoding phosphoribosyl-ATP diphosphatase, with product MSDILARLGDQIDSRRQSNATESYTASLFARGEDAILQKVGEEAVEFILAAKGDDSADLVAEAADVWFHMLVLMSAKGLGPADILNELQRREGVSGHAEKAARVSD
- the hisI gene encoding phosphoribosyl-AMP cyclohydrolase, giving the protein MIESVVFNDAGLVPAIAQDEKTGQVLMVAWMNEEALRETIASGRAVYFSRSRQRLWRKGEESGHVQRVKELRLDCDGDVLLLSVEQVGGIACHTGRQHCFFRKLDEQGEWQDCEPVIKSPDDIYNKPKSGKE
- the hisF gene encoding imidazole glycerol phosphate synthase subunit HisF, with amino-acid sequence MGLAKRIIPCLDVDGGRVVKGVKFLEIRDAGDPVSVARGYNEAGADEITFLDITASSDNRDTILHVVEEVASEVFIPLTVGGGIRSVEDVRRLLNAGADKVGINTAAVNRPDLVREATDKVGSQCIVVALDAKSVSKPGEAPRWEIFTHGGRTSTGLDAIEWAIRMAEYGAGELLLTSMDRDGTKIGFDLALTRAITDAVEIPVIASGGVGTLEHLSDGVLKGGADAVLAASIFHFGEYTIAEAKAHMASRSIEVRI
- the hisA gene encoding 1-(5-phosphoribosyl)-5-[(5-phosphoribosylamino)methylideneamino]imidazole-4-carboxamide isomerase, whose amino-acid sequence is MLIIPAIDLKDGKCVRLRQGRMDDDTVFDDNPVDVARRWLKEGARRIHLVDLDGAFAGEPRNAAVVSEICKACGDVPVQIGGGIRSIETATAYINAGVQYLIIGTLAVKQPEFVDELCQRFPGHVIVGLDANEGFVATEGWAEASSVTAVSLAKRFEDVGVSAIVYTDISRDGMMQGVNTEATAALADAVNIPIIASGGVTNIDDIDALGKQRHRGIAGAIVGRALYEKTIDLAQAQALADSYTDNA
- the hisH gene encoding imidazole glycerol phosphate synthase subunit HisH; the encoded protein is MQRIAVIDYGMGNLRSVSKAIEHVTENMEVVVSADASVIESADRVVCPGQGAAADCMAALQQSGLAQTITRIAGTRPFLGICMGYQVLLSASDENNGIECLNVVPGKVVRFDDPLLDDGVRLKVPHMGWSQVRQVRKHPMWAGIDDNSRFYFAHSYYCVPDDESVVTGSCHYGHDIAVSVAAPNLFACQFHPEKSAADGLQLLRNFAYWDGLS